Part of the Oncorhynchus keta strain PuntledgeMale-10-30-2019 chromosome 31, Oket_V2, whole genome shotgun sequence genome, CTAGTGTAGCCTGGCGTATAGGGTGTGGATCCGGATGTCCGCCTTCACACATCACCATGCCATATACACCCTGTCCCTGAATGTCCCTTCAGAGCGTCAACATTACAACGACAACAAGAGAAAACGACGAACAAAGGAATCGCGCTGAACGTGGACATGTGTGGAAGGAAGGTAAAGAAGGAACAACAACCCTGTTTGACAGAGATTAATGCCAATCTGATTGGCTGATGGTTTTCATCGGTCTTTTCTACCCCCCTCCGCCTATATGTACAGTACCTTATATCAGAGAACCAGTCTCAACTCAAACTCCCAAAAGGCCCAAAACACAGCCAAGACGACCTCATAACATGTGATAGGGAACACAAGATACAGATGGTGACAACGATGCTGATGActtacaacacaaacacactaccCGTTTAAGACACACGCGCCCAGAAGGGACTGGGAAAGGGACATGATCATGTGATTATACATGATATTGCTGTCCACCTACTATCAACCTGCGTTTACTTGTTTTTTGTGGTCGCCCCCCGGTGATCAGAACAGCACATTTACGTTAGCGACAACtgcaggggtgagagagagagagagagaaagagggaggggaggctgTAGCGTTTAGATCCCCGATAGTGATGCATGGCTGCAGCATCACTTTGGAGATTAAAAGCAAGGCGCTGAATTTCAATCAAGCACAGTTTAATGGGCCGGTCTGAGGGATGATCACTTTGTCTCTGTTGGTGGTTggggggggcagagacagagaaagcaaAGTTAAAGAGAAAAGCTGGCACCACAAAGGAAAAAATAAACCCTGGTTGAGGCAAGGTGATACGCTATTTTCCATTTTGTCTTCTGAATATTCCAAAGATTAATTCAATTAACATAATGCGACCAACTAATATAACATACACTTTCACTTGCACAGTAAAGTAAAGCACCAGATTATAGTTTTCAATTAGGTCAGTGAGGAGGCACAGATCATTGTAAGTCTGTCCCAAAATGTATCATTTGATTTGACCGAATACGAGCCAACAACAAAGAGCCCAAATAACCAATCAATCAGACATTTTTGATGACATTTTCCCTGCTTCCCACTGGCAGTAAACATATCAGCATAGCAACCCCCATTATAAACATTGCAGCATAGCAACCCCCATTATAAACATTGCAGCATAGCAACCCCCATTATAAATCTATGCCACAAATGTATCTATAGATCCGGATTCTTGCACTTTCTTGGTTTGTTCAGCAAAATGACATGTCAAATACCGTACCCACATCGCAAACAGCCAAACTCTGCATGAATTTGTCTGCTACAGTACGTGACAAGACCTGGGTCCAAATACCATTTGAGATATTTCAAATACGTTTAGCGTTTGCTGCAGTCTGCCATGGAGTGCAAGATAGGCGGGGTTTGCACGTTTGCGACAATTCTATTGGCTCCATTGCGCCAGGCAAACTCAATCAAGCCCAGATAAAGTGCCTGAAAGGAttttgaatagtatttgaacccgggtctgtatgTGAGTGAGCTGTGGAGTCTGACCCACTTGTTTTAAAGTGCTTGGTGAGTTCAGGTCTCATGATAGTAGATGAGAAAGGGACAAGGTTGGGCAACAACACAGTTGAGATTGTCATCACAGTATACAGCTGATGTGAGAAAAACCAATGTGACATGAGCTACAGTCTCCAGAGAGAGTCCGGGTAGGGAGAGATAGGACCGGGGCATTTTATAGCACAACACAGAAAGGTATGGGGGAGTGAGCGACTGAGTGTTTGTCACATCTCCTCTGTTTTCAGTCCAGGAATGACACAGTTAAGCACAGTGCTCCCCAACATGTTAGTGAGGAGGGGTGGAGTCTGTCTATCTGAGGGGCAGTGAGGGCTGGCCTGCAGCACTCTCTGTAGTGGAGTCTTTTCTGAGGCCTGCCCTGAAGCACTCTGGGAAATGTCTCAGCCGGGCACCCAGCTCTGGTTGTTGTGGGCTTGCTGAGGGCCTGCCAGTCCACTCATGCCCATCCCAAGGCCCACCCCCATGCCCATCCCCATGCCCAACCCCTGCGCCAGGGAGCTGTCAAAGTTAAAGTCCATTTCCTCTCCGGAGTCCATGATATCGTGGAGGAGGATGGACTCCACGTCGCAGTCCAAGCTCCCGTGGAAGATATCCAGGTCCAGATCGGCTGGTAGTCTGTCGTGGGGGTGAGGCTGGTGGTATGAGCTACCATGGTAGCTGCCTCCTGTGCAGCCTCCCACCATGCCCAgttggtggtggtacagtccacTGCCCATTCCCTGGTGTTGGGGGCTGGGGTAAGTGTTGTGGCAGGGGTGCGAGGGGTGGGGGGCGGTGGCCAGGTGGCAGGAGTCCTGGGGCATCCCCAGCATGCCGGCCGGGTTGGGTGGCAGGGTGGTGGAAGCGGGGAGGTGGGCGTGGGATGGGGGGCTGTAAAGATAGGGGACTTTGTGGCTGTAGGGCTGGAGGTGGCCACTGCTGATGCGTGGGGCCAGGGCTGGGGCTCGAGTTGGTGTGTGCGTTGTGTGGTTGCTGTGGTTCTGACTGAGGTTGTGGCCAAGATGAGGAGAGCTGTGGTTGTGGTTGGTCACAGGGTGGAGGTTATGACTCTGAGTTCCGTTGTGGCTGTTGTGGTTGTGAGCTGCATGTCCGTTGTGTCCGGGGTGGTGGCTGTGACGGGTGGAACTCACTCCGTTCGTGGAGGGCCCCATCATTGGTTGGGCATCTCTCTCCTGGACCAGTATTATGTCCTTGGCACAGTACTGCTGTGGCCCTCCAGGGCCCCCTGTCAGCAGGCTCTGCAGGGCGTTGGTCCCTGAGTAGGCCGGCAAGGTGCCACAGAAGCTAGCCGGCTTATTCTCCTGGATGGTCTGCATGGGCGAGTGGTGGCGCAGCATGCCCATCCCAGCCTGGCTGTAGACCGCGCCGCAGTACGACCCCTGACCTTTAACCCCAGGGTTGTAATGATAGACCGGGGGGAGTTTGTGGCCCGTTGCcaggtgaggatgatgatggtggtagccTTCCTCCAAGAGCCTCTCCTCCAGGCTGATCGCCCCGGTGAGATTAGCCAGCTGGGGAAGCTGCTCCACGGGTGGACAGTGGCCTCCCACGGCCCCCATGGCAGGGGAGCGGGcactggaggagggggaggggtagaggTGTGGCGAGGCCGAGCAGGACAGCCCGCTTTCCTCTGACTCCTCCAGCTCGCCCTCGGCCAGGATGGGCGACACACGCCCGCTCAGGGTCGACGTGGACGAACTAGCCCGGGAGTGGAGCTCCGTCCAGGCGTCAAACTCTCCTTCCACACCCCCAGCTCCCCCTATGTTGCCTGGGAGAACCTTCCCCGGTGGGCTACCCTGCTTAGGGGAAGCCTGGAGCCCAACTTGAGCTCCAGAACCAATCCCCGGCCTGCCCACCCTCTTGCGGCTGACCCGGCCCTTGCTCTTCAGGTACTTGGTGCTGTTGTCCATGGAGACGGTTCGCCGGCGAGGGGCCTTTCCCATCTTGCCCCCCTCAGGGTTGAGCATCCACCAGGAGGACTTGCCGGTGCCTTCGTTCTGCACCCGGATGAAGCGCGTGTGGAGGGACAGGTTGTGTCGaatggagttctgcagagatagatagatagat contains:
- the LOC118364253 gene encoding forkhead box protein O6-like, translated to MLMMEDDELAHQVDIDSDFEPQSRPRSCTWPLPCPEDFPEVQEVNGGLPLTTIKVEPDDNLAVSACRAGRMGGTPTELKHPAVAPAPIRATHPCLASAALDVTGQLRKAKSSRRNAWGNQSYADLITRAIESTPEKRLTLSQVYDWMVRYVPYFKDKGDSNSSAGWKNSIRHNLSLHTRFIRVQNEGTGKSSWWMLNPEGGKMGKAPRRRTVSMDNSTKYLKSKGRVSRKRVGRPGIGSGAQVGLQASPKQGSPPGKVLPGNIGGAGGVEGEFDAWTELHSRASSSTSTLSGRVSPILAEGELEESEESGLSCSASPHLYPSPSSSARSPAMGAVGGHCPPVEQLPQLANLTGAISLEERLLEEGYHHHHPHLATGHKLPPVYHYNPGVKGQGSYCGAVYSQAGMGMLRHHSPMQTIQENKPASFCGTLPAYSGTNALQSLLTGGPGGPQQYCAKDIILVQERDAQPMMGPSTNGVSSTRHSHHPGHNGHAAHNHNSHNGTQSHNLHPVTNHNHSSPHLGHNLSQNHSNHTTHTPTRAPALAPRISSGHLQPYSHKVPYLYSPPSHAHLPASTTLPPNPAGMLGMPQDSCHLATAPHPSHPCHNTYPSPQHQGMGSGLYHHQLGMVGGCTGGSYHGSSYHQPHPHDRLPADLDLDIFHGSLDCDVESILLHDIMDSGEEMDFNFDSSLAQGLGMGMGMGVGLGMGMSGLAGPQQAHNNQSWVPG